The DNA window AGGCGACCGGATGTGCCTGTGATTCCCTGCACAAGAAGGCGCGTGCTTTTGTCAATCAGGATGGACATCGCTACGCCTCCCCCCGCGACGCTTTCACGGCGTCGCTCACGGCTGACGGAAGGTCGTTGTAGACGTCCAGTCCTGCGTCGGCCATGATCTTCTTTCCTTCGTCCTCCATCGTACCGCACAGCCTGACGATCAGTCGGGCTTTCGGATGTTTCTCGTCGTGATAGCGGACAATGCCCTCGGCCATCTCATCCATGCGGTTGAAACCACCGATCAGGACGACAAGGACGCTCTTCACATCAGGATTTTTTGTCAGAACTTTGTCAAGCGCGTCGTACATCACATCCGCGCTCGTCAGGGCACCCATCTCGCAGAAATCCGCTGCCGCGGCACCTTCGTCGTTCATCAGATCTAGAGCGAGCATTCCCGTGCCGGCGCCGTCTGAAATCAGGCCGACAGAACCGTCAAGCTGGACGTAGGTCATCGTGTCGCCGCTCTCGCGAAAAACGCGGCCAAACAGTTTATGCTGCTCGTCTTTCAGGCCGGCAAAAAGTTCCTTGTGACACTTCTCCGACGCGTCGTCAAGCTCGAACTTCGCATCAAGGGCGATCACGCCCTCGTCCGTCAGAGCGAGCGGGTTGATCTCCACCAGCGTCGCGCCGCTCTCGCGCCACATGCGGTACACGTTCCGCAGAATGGCCGTCAGTTCCTTGACGCGATTCGCGTCGATAAAGGCGGCGATCTGACGGAACTGATAGTCAGCGGGACCATAAAAAATGTCAAACGGCATTTTCAGGATCGCGTCGGGACGCTCAGTAGCCGTCCTTTCGACCTCTACGCCGCCGGATCCACTGGCGACGAGGAGAGGAACGCCCGTTTCGCCGTCGTATGTGACGGAGCAGTAGTATTCCTTCCGCACATTTACCGGCTTCTCAGCCCACAGGGCTGTGATCCTTTCTCCCTTGTGAACGGCGTCAAACAGCTTCGCCGCCTGAGCCGACAGAGCGTCCGCGTCGCGGCAGATCTGCACGAGCCCCACCTTGCCGCGCCCCCCCGATAGGGTCTGCGCCTTGAGGACGACAGGCGCTTCAGGCAGCGCCGAATCTCGAAGAACCAGCTGTCCCGACAGCACTGGAACGCCAAATTCCTTCAGAAGGCGTTTTCCTTCAAACTCATACAGTTTCATGCTGCCGCCTCAGTCCCGCGCCATCTCGGCACCTTTATCCACGGCCTTCATGTTCAGGGGCAACCAGCGTTTCTTCACGGCACCCCTCAGCGCGGCTTTCAGATGATCCAGGTCGATGAGGCCCGTCTTCTGGACGAAGTAACCAAGCATAACCATATTCGCCGCCATCTGGCTGCCCAGAGCGATGGCCTCCTGCGTGAACGGCGCTTTGTAGACCGTGACGCCTGCCGGCACGTTGTGAAGATCCTTCACAAGCTCTGAATCGACGTACAGAGAGCCGCCTTCCTTGAGGGAGGAGATGTAGCTGTTGTAGGCCGTCTGGAACATCGCGATCAGGATGTCGTTTTGCCGTGCGTTGGGCGTCAGAATCGGCACGTTGGAAATCATCAGTTCGGACTGACACTGACCGCCACGAGCCTCGGAACCATAGGACTGTGTCTGCGAGACATACAGTCCTTTCTCCACAACAGCAGCCTGTCCAAGAAGAACGGAGGAAAGGATGACACCTTGTCCGCCCAAACCACACAGGCGAATGCTGACCTTCATCTTTTAATCCTCCATTTCTTTATAAACGCTACTGCCCTCGAAAATGGGGCGTTGCGTGTTCACGAACTCGCCAAGAACATATTTGCCCACAAGCTCCTCCGGCGCCTTTTTCTCCGCCTGGGCCTTGAGGACGCAGCGGGAGCGCATCCAGTCCTGCACCCTGACAGCGTCGCCCGTGTTCAGAGCGTAGCGGCCGTAGTGCGTCGGACACTGGGAGATGACTTCGAGCAGACCAAATCCTTTGTGCTGAAGCCCTTTCCTAAAAAGCTGATCAAGGAGCGGCAGATTTGTCGTGCTGGCGCGCGCCACATATGTCGCGCCGGCCGCCTCGGCCATCTTGCAGATGTCAAACGGCGGTTCACCGCTGCCATAGGGAGTCGTCATCGTGACGCTGTGCGCCGGCGTCATCGGGGCCACCTGTCCGCCGGTCATCGCAAAGTTGAAGTTGTTCACGACAACCATCAGAACATCAAGGTTCCTCCGGCAGGCGTGAATCAGATGGTTTCCACCAATGGAAGCACAGTCTCCGTCGCCTGCAAAGACGACGACGCGCGTTTCCAGATAGTGCAGCTTGATTCCAGTGGCCCACGGAAGAGTTCTGCCGTGGACTCCATGAAGCATGTCAACATTCATATACACAGGAATGCGCGCCGTGCAACCGACGCCTGCCACGGCCACCATCGTGTTCAGATCAATATTGAGAGCGTCCACGCTGCGAAGGAACGACGTGAGCACCTGTCCACAGCCGCAGCCGGGGCAGAAAAAGTGAGGCAGTTTTTCCTCACGAAGGTATTTACGAAGAGGATTGATCTTTTTGTCCATCGCTCTACGCCTCCAGCAGGAACTGAAGAATCTCTTCAACCGAATGTCCAGAACCCCTGTCGCAGTCAATGCGCCCTGTCTCGCATTTGCCGCGCGTCGTGACTGCGCAGATTCGCTCGATTTCCGTGGCATAGCGCCCCATGTTCATCTCGACAGAGAACACCTTTCTGCAGTTCTGAGCGACTTCGGCGATGGCCTTGTCCGGCACGGGCCAGACTGTATCGAGTTTTAAAACGCCGGTTTTGATTCCGCGCTCACGCGCCATCAAAGCGGCCTCGCGCGCCGGACGGGCCTCACTGCCGTACGCGATGAGGGCAATCTCCGCGTCGTCAAGGTCAAAACGCTCCGCCTGGACAATTTTGTCCCTGTTCTCTGTAATTTTGCCGGCAATCCTCTTGTAGAGCCTCTCGTAAATCTGCGGGCTCCAGTCGATTCCGCCGTACTCGTCGTGCGGGTTGATGGAATAGATTGTGTGGTAGCCGCGTCCAAGTCCAGCAAAATCGGGCACGCCGTACTCCTTATCACTCATGAACGGCTTGTAGTCGTCCGGCGTGTCCGTGGTCCACTTGCGATTCACGACTTGAATGTCCTTCTCCTCGGGGATGACGAGCCTCTCGCGCATCAACGATATTGTCATTTCCGACATGACGACAACTGGCGCGCGGTAC is part of the Pyramidobacter porci genome and encodes:
- a CDS encoding ATP-grasp domain-containing protein; the encoded protein is MKLYEFEGKRLLKEFGVPVLSGQLVLRDSALPEAPVVLKAQTLSGGRGKVGLVQICRDADALSAQAAKLFDAVHKGERITALWAEKPVNVRKEYYCSVTYDGETGVPLLVASGSGGVEVERTATERPDAILKMPFDIFYGPADYQFRQIAAFIDANRVKELTAILRNVYRMWRESGATLVEINPLALTDEGVIALDAKFELDDASEKCHKELFAGLKDEQHKLFGRVFRESGDTMTYVQLDGSVGLISDGAGTGMLALDLMNDEGAAAADFCEMGALTSADVMYDALDKVLTKNPDVKSVLVVLIGGFNRMDEMAEGIVRYHDEKHPKARLIVRLCGTMEDEGKKIMADAGLDVYNDLPSAVSDAVKASRGEA
- a CDS encoding 2-oxoacid:acceptor oxidoreductase family protein, with product MKVSIRLCGLGGQGVILSSVLLGQAAVVEKGLYVSQTQSYGSEARGGQCQSELMISNVPILTPNARQNDILIAMFQTAYNSYISSLKEGGSLYVDSELVKDLHNVPAGVTVYKAPFTQEAIALGSQMAANMVMLGYFVQKTGLIDLDHLKAALRGAVKKRWLPLNMKAVDKGAEMARD
- a CDS encoding thiamine pyrophosphate-dependent enzyme; this translates as MDKKINPLRKYLREEKLPHFFCPGCGCGQVLTSFLRSVDALNIDLNTMVAVAGVGCTARIPVYMNVDMLHGVHGRTLPWATGIKLHYLETRVVVFAGDGDCASIGGNHLIHACRRNLDVLMVVVNNFNFAMTGGQVAPMTPAHSVTMTTPYGSGEPPFDICKMAEAAGATYVARASTTNLPLLDQLFRKGLQHKGFGLLEVISQCPTHYGRYALNTGDAVRVQDWMRSRCVLKAQAEKKAPEELVGKYVLGEFVNTQRPIFEGSSVYKEMED
- a CDS encoding transketolase C-terminal domain-containing protein — its product is MEKRVLTGTHFMLGNYAAVEGALAAGCNFFAGYPITPANEVSERMARRLPAVGGVFLQGEDELCSIYAVTSASLAGAKPMTATASAGFDYFMEGFEYGIAIEAPMVVLDVMRCRGENFATQDDVMQLRWGPAGIHEMIVLAPSSVQEMFDYTIKAFNLAEEYRAPVVVMSEMTISLMRERLVIPEEKDIQVVNRKWTTDTPDDYKPFMSDKEYGVPDFAGLGRGYHTIYSINPHDEYGGIDWSPQIYERLYKRIAGKITENRDKIVQAERFDLDDAEIALIAYGSEARPAREAALMARERGIKTGVLKLDTVWPVPDKAIAEVAQNCRKVFSVEMNMGRYATEIERICAVTTRGKCETGRIDCDRGSGHSVEEILQFLLEA